In Mixophyes fleayi isolate aMixFle1 chromosome 4, aMixFle1.hap1, whole genome shotgun sequence, the following proteins share a genomic window:
- the LOC142150816 gene encoding uncharacterized protein LOC142150816, whose translation MCSGELMERGIPERPAQPGHPQKTPTLEPWMRQTMVLKLKEVEGRVPDMTAETFCKKMILDQGFSKAETLSVQNYLKGIWYITFASIAICKRYWEAVKTARPESSFSRFVGNCPIQREERRVMVSMRNPHTPGKDIATFLSRFCSVVKDRSKILDVNGFWTGKWSIIIRLRKDNTTTDGLQHLPSSFALGGSAGLLHYADQPRNCRKCGEADHMARSCKVSACRNCKVAGHETKDCPRKLSCNLCGLASHIYRDCPHRARTYAAAARIGLPESGPAPALQPKPAQRKQQKPTPQPRAGKISPTPVVMRTNKGGSGDSDSSKKKAIELEEDPLPSEGVLVEMVDELLDSEQEEEEFLQLPHICLFDQLEEKGLLPPEGDTGRPDQVPPDEEGT comes from the exons ATGTGCAGCGGAGAACTGATGGAGAGGGGAATACCAGAGAG GCCAGCCCAGCCAGGACACCCCCAGAAGACCCCCActctggaaccctggatgaggcagaccaTGGTCCTGAAGTtgaaggaagtggaaggaagggtcccagacatgacggcTGAGACTTTCTGTAAGAAGATGATCCTCGATcagggcttctccaaggctgaaaccctcagcgtgcagaattacctgaaagggatctggtacatcaccttcgcctccattgccatctgtaagaggtactgggaggcagtgaagactgcgagaccggagtcttccttctcccgcttcgtggggaactgccccatccagagagaggagagaagagtcatggtctccatgagaaatcctcacacccctggtaaggacatcgctaccttcctgagccgcttctgctccgtggtcaaggaccgctccaagatcctggatgtcaacggcttctggacaggcaagtggtccatcatTATCAGACTGAGGAAAGACAACACGACAACTGACggactccaacacctgccatcaagctttgccctgggcggctctgccggccttcttcactatgccgatcagccgaggaactgcagGAAATGCGGTgaagctgaccacatggcgagaagctgcaaagtctcagcctgcaggaactgcaaggtggcgGGGCACGAGACCAAGGATTGCCCACGAAAATTGTCCTGCAACCTCTgtggcctggccagccacatctacagggactgcccccacAGGGCCAGAACCTATGCTGCAGCTGCCAGGATCGGACTGCCGGAAAGTGGACctgcccctgccctgcagcccaagccagcccagaggaagcaacagaagcccacaccgcagccaagagctggtaagatatctcccacccctgtt gtgatgagaacaaacaaagGAGGAAGCGGCGACTCTGACTcttccaagaaaaaggcaatcgaGCTCGAAGAGGACCCTCTCCCGTCGGAGGGGGTcctggtagagatggtggatgagtTGCTAGATTCcgagcaggaggaggaagaattcctGCAACTACCCCACATCTGCCTATTCGACCAGCTAGAGGAGAAAGGTCTGCTCCCACCCGAAGGGGACACaggcagaccggaccaagtcccaccggacGAGGAGGGTACCTga